The Raphanus sativus cultivar WK10039 chromosome 6, ASM80110v3, whole genome shotgun sequence sequence AGGTTTGCAAGGAGATATTGGGTGTGATAGATGCGGGCATGCTGAGGAATCTCTAAACCATATCTTTTTTGAGTGTCCCCCAGCTCGGCAGGTATGGGCACTATCAAAGATACCAACAAATCCAGATGTCTTTCCTTCGGAAGCATTGTTTACtaatatggatcatttattctgGAGAGTTTTACCAAAGATGAATGATCATCACTTTGCATGGAtactatggtatatttggaaggcacGGAACAACAAGGTGTTTAGTAATCTGGTTGTGGATGCACTAGATACATTAAAATTGGCTGAAACGGAATCTACCATGTGGACTGCGGCACAAGAATTAGATGTAAGGAGAACCTACCGCCACAAGTAAATCAACCTATCACAATTCCAGAGAGATGGTGTTTTATAGATGGTTCATGGAAGGATAAGGATTCTTTTTCGGGACAAGGTTGGTATAGCACTTTGGAAGGCTTTGAGGGACTAATGGGGGCACGAAATGTTCGAGCCAGTTTATCACCCCTTCACTCGGAGGTAGATGCCTTGATTTGGACAATTGAGTGTATGAAAAATTTGCGAcagtttcaggttacgtttgcaacggattgttctcagttggtgaagatggtttcggaatcAGAGGAGTGGCCATCgtttgcaagttatctggaggatattaaGAGTGTACAAAGTAGTTTCCAAagctcacagctcattcatATACCACGGACTGAGAATTCAAGagcggatcgtttagcacgcagtgccagacaacaatcgtctttcgtcgttcacatggatacGGAGCTACTAGTTTGGTATGCaaagtctatatgagtctgtgtgtttgatgataaaaaaaacaaatccttTTCTGTTCAAAAGATCTATAGCTTGTTTACAACCTCCTTCAAAGATTACTCATGTATATTCCTTTGCCAACATTGTTACATTGCCGCCGGAGCTCACTTTCCAATGGTGACCTTACACATGTTCTACTTCCTTGTCCCGCACCTTTGTAGATCCCATTTTCATCTCTAATAATCCACCTAGCTTTACTTAGAGTCTATGAATTCACAAAAGGAAGCATCTATATTGCATTTGAGCCATCAGCTTCGATCTTGTAGTGGAAACTGCTGCACTGAAGTTTTAGATCTTCCGAAAGGAACTTCACTTATTGAAAGAGTATCCCATTCATGAGCATCTCGCCGGGCTTGCTGTGAAACTTGCCTTTCATCAATCTGTTTTTCTGAAATATCAGTAAATTTCTATTCTTCcaaattttccaaattttccaTAGTAATTAGAAATGAAGATTTGTGAGATGTCTTAGATGTATAGATATACAGCATTGCAAACATACTTCCATCTTTTCTTCTAAAGTTATTCGCGGATCAGTAAGTATTGTATTAGAGATTCCAAATGCTTCTCTGTTCCATCTCCATTATAGCAATGTCTATATTCAGCATTTGGCATGATGTGTCGCCGTGTTATGTATGCTCCAGAGACTATGCTCCTTGATATAACTTTTTGCACAAAGTGATGAATCTTTGAAGACAATTTCGCATCCCAAATTTTCTTCTTCAAACTAAATAGttaaattcataaattatgattttaagaaaataaaatatttttaatttgtttataatgcggttttagtatatttttaatataaaaatattggcGTTGTATCTAATAAAGAACTAGGTGtcttcctgcaccatgtgcagtaaaaaaaatttaaaatatattttaacagataaatataattttttttttttttgttaatattgtaaattttcctttttaatcaatattttagtataaatttgatttaactaaacataaaaataaaaataaaaaacaattttgtttattttaaattatatttatgaatatgcatgtatatatttaaaactcttagcttagatatatttttctatatttttattttaattaaaaatattaaataaatatgtaaaaattgcataattttcaaaaattagaatgaaacaatacttataaaatttgtagatatatatgagaaattaatgatttacgatttaattttataattttgtaaaaaaaattgtatacatttttttgaaaattttataattttaaaataaataattaaatgatattttgaaacttAGATGCcatagttaaatatatttattttaatgatgatttatgtgttattaccatattctaaaaaaattccaaaatataaatcaacaataaatataatatatgagttgttaccatattctacaaagtttaccaaaaatataaatcaatattaaatgtaatatatgagttattgtcatatgttaaaaagatttccaaatatatatatcagcattaaatgtaattttccatgtcatatttagtcatatgacatgtcatcaatcttaatagtcatgtcacaattttttgtaaaaacgatTTTAAAAAGCACATGTGACAAATCACTTCGTAAATAATGTGTAGGGgataaaaattgtatagttatcaaaaattaaaactaaacaatatttatataatttgtaggtatctaaaagaaactaacgATGTTacgattaaaaattatattttttttaaatgcagaaaatttagaaacttttagataataaaaattgtatagttataaaagtaaaattatataatatttcgaaatttaaaatttcatatttgaataaatttattttagtggTGATTTACACgagttattaacatattctacaaagtttaacaaaaatataaattaatattaaaggtaatatatgagttattgccatattttaaaaagatttctaaaaaaatatatcagcattaaatgtaattgtccatgtcatatttaaccatatgacatgtcatcaatctaatagccatgtcacaattatttttgtaaaaacgaTTGTAAAGAAGACATGTggaaaatcacttcgcaaatatagtctaggggatatatttttataaagaaaaaaaatcttaaagaaaaaataatttggaaagtgaatatttttaagatatatacACTAaacaaaattagcattttttgagattttagaTTTAGAGAATATTCTCAAAGATTACCTTTCTACCAATTAAAATCCACTACCAAAAAAAGAACCCTACATCTTCccttttgataaataaaaaagaacccttacatcttccaaaaaccaaaacatTCTTTCAAAACAGTTGTGTGTTGTGTGAACTTTTTGTATGAACAGTGGAACGAAGTTTTGAGACAACAATGCATATTGTTTTGTTTACAGTTTGAGTACTAAAGTCGACTCACTTCTCTCCCGCTCTCCATCACTCAGATTCTCCGCCCCCATCTTTTGATTTTTCCTTccgtttcgtttttttttgaaccTGGGTAAGATCTGATTTTCCTTTTGCTTTTGGTTGTTGCATGGTGGATCGAGTTTTGttactctctctctcgatctctcttGTATCGTGTTTCCTTAAAATCGGACCAATGTAGTTACAATTCAGAGATCTGCGCTCAGTTTCTGTAAAATTTTCCATATATATGAATTCTGGAAAAAAAGTTGGATCTGTTGTTCATTGTGATTCGACCTTTACTTTTAAAGTTTGTAATAAAGCTTGAAGACACGCATCTGTCTATCCCTGTCCTTTTAGTGTTTATGTTGGGTAAATATAACCATAAGTAGTAATAACCCAAAGTACTAGGGGAGACTGGTGTTATTTACTTCAAATTCTTTGTGACATGAGTAGGAATAGTAGACAAACAAGTCATCAAACATTCATCTGTCTCTTCTTTCAGTGTTTGGTTTGTTTAATAGCACCATCTAGGCTTGTGTTGTTTTAGTTTCATATGTTATCTTTCTTTGTTATTTACATGAGTAGGAGGAATGGAGAAcaagtcatcatcatcatcatcaaaactTAGTTCTAAGAAGAAAGAAGCAACACCAGAACTACTGGATAATGGTAGTTTCATTGATCCTATGGGGCGCCGCAAGTCCAAGCGTTTTAAGCTTGCAGCGGTGAGAGACTTCCCACCTGGTTGTGGACCAAGTCCCCCCACCAGGCTTATTAGATCAAGCACAGCTGAGGAGGCTATGGAAGAAGATGAGGAGGTGACCATGTCCGGTGGTGGTGGCTGGCGAAGCCTTGGGATAAAGCAGCTCGGTGGAAGAAAGATTATTGCCGTAAGAGACTTCCCTCCACATACAGGGACCAagttttccgattatggaaagACCTTCAATGATGCTGCTGTCTCCAAGGGAGCGATACCATTGGTTTCTGGAGACCATTCTGGTCAATCTCTTGCTAAAAGCACGTTGGTAGCTGAGATAtcaaaaaagtttacaagtccaAAACCAAACGAGACAGCAAGCAAAATGAATAAAAAGGAAGGTGTTGTGATGCCTAAACCCTTGAGGCTTCTCCAGAAGATTAATAACGGTGAAGGAACTAGTAAGAAAGATAAAGAGAGTTCAGCTCGAAAGCCTCTTGTGCTTCCTCCTTTGCGTCCTAGTATCTCAACCAGTGGAGATAGTGCTAGAGACAGAGTAATGGAAACTCTACGTCTTTTCAGCGAAGCTTGTAGAAAACTAATACGTGAGGAAGAGGCAAACCCCAGGAAAAAAGGCGGTAAAAACTTCAACGTCTCCGTGGAGGCTTCCAAGATCGTCAAGAGCAAAGGCAAGTACCTCAACGTTGGCACTCAGATCATAGGAACCGTCCCTGGCGTCGAAGTAGGCGACGAGTTCCAGTACAGAATCGAGCTCAACTTTCTCGGCGTACACAGAGCGATACAAGCTGGTATCGACTACACCAGAGACGCTGACAATGAGCTGCTCGCCACGAGCATTGTAGCCTCTGGCGGCTACGATGATGACCTTGGTAACTCTGATGTGTTGATCTACACTGGCCAAGGTGGGAACCTATCTAAAAAATTTCAACAGGGGAATTTAGATACTGAGCCTAAAGATCAACAGCTCTTGAGAGGAAACCTAGCGTTGGCGAACAGTAGAGACAAACAGAACCCTGTGAGAGTCATAAGAGGCAACAAGAAGACGCCACCTTCTGATACCAAGAACTATGTGTACGATGGGTTGTACCTGGTGGAAGAGTTTTGGAAAGAGGTGGGGTCTTTTGGTAAGCTCGTCTTCAAGTACAGACTGAAGCGTATCCCTGGACAGCCTGAGCTTACTTGGAAAGTGGTGAAGAAAGCGAGAGCGTCCAAGGTCAGGGACGGTCTCTGCTGCGATGATATCTCAGGAGGGAAAGAGAGGTTACCCATATGCGCTGTGAACGAGTTAGACGACGAGAAACCGCCTGAGTTTGTGTACACTGTCAAAATGATATATCCGGATTGGTGCCAGCCTATCCCTCCAAAGGGCTGCGGCTGCACGAAACGCTGCAAAGATTCAAGAAACTGCGGTTGTGTTGCGAAAAACGGTGGGGAGTTGCCTTATAATTACGACGGAGCCATTGTTTTTAGTAAGCCTATGGTCTACGAGTGTGGCCCGCTCTGCAGATGCCCGCCTGATTGCTACCTCCGCGTCACGCAGAGCGGGATCAAGATCCAGCTTGAGATCTTCAAAACCGAGAAGAGAGGGTGGGGAGTGAGGTCGCTGGAGTCTATTCCTTCCGGAAGCTTTATCTGTGAGTACACTGGAGAGCTTCTGCAGGAGAACGAAGCTGACAGGCTTGCTGGTAAAGACGAGTATTTATTTGACATTGGCACGCAGAATAGTGAGAGTAGCTTCTATGAGAATAGCTTCTTTACCATAGACGCTGCGAGGAAAGGGAACGTGGGGAGGTTTGTAAACCATAGCTGCTCGCCGAATCTTTACGCGCAAGACGTTTTGTACCACCATGAGGATATGAGGATCCCTCACGTGATGCTGTTTGCCAAGGACAATATACCTCCGCTCAAGGAACTGACGTACTATTACAACTATAAGATTGGTCAGGTGTTTGACGCTGACGGTAATGTCAAGGAGAAAGATTGCCACTGTGGTTCGGCCAAGTGCAGTGGTAGGCTCTACTGATAAAAGCTGATGTTGCTGGCCGCTTATATTCATGTTCTCTTCTTCTGTTTATTCTTTTATCTAATGTTTAGTGAATATAGCATGGTAGCCTTTGGTATTAGTCTTTCTCATAGTAGTGAACTGCTGTTTGTGttattttttgaaactcaaCATGGGCTAAATCTTCCCAAGACTTTTTCGTCCATAGACtgcattgttttctttttttcattggCCTGAAACCATGAGATTTAAATCTCATTTGGTCGTTGGTACGTAGTACTAGTAGGGACAAGGTCTCCCTTACTTTAGAAGTTGAAATCCCTTACATTTTAGAAGTTGAAAAAgacattaactatatatataaaataaatgagtcAAGTTATTTAATATCTAGTGATTTTAGGTTATTAAGTTTAGGTTAAAAGTTCATGTAACATTCTGAAATTGACACTAAAAAAGAGCTATATCTCGAACGAGTGTATTAGAGATAAAGTCTTCTTTccatataaatgatatttatattattattcgAGAAATAAATTTGATGATTTGTCATGTAATCTATAATTTTAGGCCGagtcattatttttaataaacaattttaattaaactgATTAGAATTTTAATGTCTCTAATGAATAACTatataactaggtgttttgcccacACTTACGGGcttaatagtttaaaaaaattatcaatagatatattatcaattcaaaaactattataataatacataaattatatttattttaaacatattatggtgtaaaatatttttagatagtataatatttaatttattagataatgatgaatgacaaactaatgaaattattttttagtttatgggtaattatatattaaaaattataacctagttttttattaagaataataaagatttcAGCACTCTAAATTTAAACGTGAGAGCGAACAAattctttttcaaataatagtataaatatttttgaatattttgccAGCATAAGTGATTTTGATTGTCCTAAAACTTATCGTAAAagataaatgatatatatatatattaaaatagaatcggtttaatattactaaactaaatataatataaacacaTATGTAATACTTTAGTATTGTTAAATTATAGTGTATAAGTTTGACTATAATATTGTCTTTAgaatattctaaatatttttatcagttaaatcatcaaaatcatttactattattaataattaagcataaaatatgACTAACCCTATAATTATTCAAAGTACGATAAATAAGCAAATTTACttctcaaaaataataaaaacatactctctccttttctttttatttcatattttaggACTaacacaaaaattaagaaaaaaaatacttttgttAAAATCATTTGATTACCACAAAAAGTAATTAACTAAAAAACAAATCATTactattttaatcaaataagaCAAAAGAATacacattattttttaatagtttaatcAATACTTTAATAGTTTTACctcaaaagtttgaaaacatcatataaattaaaacaaaaatatattataaaacatcatataaaaagaaacagagggagtattgttttatatcttaaaatttttaacATCTTTAATAGAAACagttattttaagataacaacacaatacataagaattatcttattttaaaaataattatattaatataaattcgttttaACTATATACcaaattcacaaataatagtatagatatagacaaattattttatatcttatttttaacttttataacagaaataattatttaatgataacaatacaatatataagaaatatctTTGTTTTGATAATctttaaaaagaattaatattattaaaattaaattcgtttgaactatataataaattcacaaataatagtattaataaaaatttgttttaactatataataaattcacaaataataatatagatatatatataaactattttatatcttattttacacttttataacataaataattattttatgataacaacacaatatataagaattatctttttttaaacaacacaatatataagaattatcttgtttttttaaataataatctgattaatataaattattttttaatcaaattaattaattttcgttttttcaCCTTAATTATAgatttgattcattaagggtaatatcgatattaaccactctaacttttaacgtggaaGCTCTATTGCaaaaaattacttcgcaaataatagtatagattcatTACCTAACTGattacaaattaattttataaaagttatcAAAGTAAGTGGAAAACATgtatgaaaaaaagaaaagaaattacatgtattttttttttgttcaaagataattacatgtatttattttgtgtttttctacatctttctttcttatttcttattttttttaattagtagtattatatttatctatttctGAATTTACTTAATTGTCATGTTCTCTATGATTTTAGGTTGATtcattagttttaataaataatttttaattagattgATTAAAGTTTTGACAcctttaataaataactatataattcATTGTTTAACTGATTACAaatagatattataaatattatctcaaaaattaatggaaaacatgtttgaataaaaaattataattccatctatttattttgtgtttatctaCATCTTCattcttatttattaatttttataattattaatatatatacacatataataatTAGATTTATCATTGTATTAAaacattgtatatatttttataaaagaggtatataaataataacaataaatttgatttatatttgttagttaacaTGATTTTTTGgtgtgttttcatttttttcttactaTTTAGTtggaagaaaaatatttatttgttatgaaaaaattattgtattttcttaaatagttttttattgGGAATGGAATGATCTTTTTATAATATCTTCAAAAAAATCTGCCTCCTTaagagattattttaaaaaatattattatttacaacAAGTacctaatattataaaattttaaaattggctctatttattttaaaaaaattcaagagtttcacataattataaaaaaattaaactaaaatttatttaaaagcctattatgtaaagaaaaatgtgattctattttttatagaaactttattttccaaaatgatttgttttagttatgaatattaaatttgaaagttAAAGaccatttgaaaataaaaaaaatgattttataataacaaaatgtgcttttgatttattttgagattttgtagATTTTGGCAATTCTGAGAAATTGGTTTAATAACATCactttatattaacaattatatgtttgtttatttaattacagaattaacatatttaaaaataacaaatattaattttgttttccgaaaaaaattatatgaataatGGTTAAAAGTTGAAAGATTCATAAAGTATatgatttaatgttttatttaattttggatctttaaattaatagtacatttattaataagtatctataaaaaagttttttttttttatctataaaaaagttatgtcg is a genomic window containing:
- the LOC108806095 gene encoding histone-lysine N-methyltransferase, H3 lysine-9 specific SUVH5, with product MENKSSSSSSKLSSKKKEATPELLDNGSFIDPMGRRKSKRFKLAAVRDFPPGCGPSPPTRLIRSSTAEEAMEEDEEVTMSGGGGWRSLGIKQLGGRKIIAVRDFPPHTGTKFSDYGKTFNDAAVSKGAIPLVSGDHSGQSLAKSTLVAEISKKFTSPKPNETASKMNKKEGVVMPKPLRLLQKINNGEGTSKKDKESSARKPLVLPPLRPSISTSGDSARDRVMETLRLFSEACRKLIREEEANPRKKGGKNFNVSVEASKIVKSKGKYLNVGTQIIGTVPGVEVGDEFQYRIELNFLGVHRAIQAGIDYTRDADNELLATSIVASGGYDDDLGNSDVLIYTGQGGNLSKKFQQGNLDTEPKDQQLLRGNLALANSRDKQNPVRVIRGNKKTPPSDTKNYVYDGLYLVEEFWKEVGSFGKLVFKYRLKRIPGQPELTWKVVKKARASKVRDGLCCDDISGGKERLPICAVNELDDEKPPEFVYTVKMIYPDWCQPIPPKGCGCTKRCKDSRNCGCVAKNGGELPYNYDGAIVFSKPMVYECGPLCRCPPDCYLRVTQSGIKIQLEIFKTEKRGWGVRSLESIPSGSFICEYTGELLQENEADRLAGKDEYLFDIGTQNSESSFYENSFFTIDAARKGNVGRFVNHSCSPNLYAQDVLYHHEDMRIPHVMLFAKDNIPPLKELTYYYNYKIGQVFDADGNVKEKDCHCGSAKCSGRLY